TCTACTTCGTTCGCTCCGTGAATTAGCGGATCGAGTTTGAAATCGACCGCCATCACCCCTGCCGCTCCGGCGAGCGGCAGGGGTGAATTGCGCGGGTGCGGTAAGATTGCCCCAATTCCCTCAATCTTCATTGCAAGGTAGCGTGCCATTACCGCTGCCGCTTGATATGTTGGCTGAAACTATCCATGCCCGCGGAGTGTATCTCATGACGCACACCATTCGCATTCTGTTTGCTCTCGCGGTGCTGTTCGCGAGTTTGCCCGCCCGCGCGATTACGACCAGTTGGACCAACGCCACCGGTGGCTTGTGGTCGGTCTCGGGCAATTGGGGGCAGGGCACGCCCGGTCCCAACGACACCGCTGCGATTCAACTCAACGGTACTTATTCCGTGACCGTGGATATCCCCGTCACGGTTGAAGCGCTCCTCCTCGGCGGCGCCGGCGGAGTCCAAACGCTGGTCGTGAATAGCCCGTTCACCTGCGGCCAGACCGCGGTCGCCTGCTCCGTCGGAGTCAACGGGGTGCTTGATCTGTGGAGTCTCTTCACCACCGCCACCTCGGCTCCCGTCGGCCTCATGAATCACGGACTCATTCAGGTGCGGACCGGGACGGGGAGCTTAACCCTGTCAACCACGCGCCTCGACAATTATGCTTCGGGCATGCTGATTCTCGAAGGCTTTTGTGTAGTAGGTGACGTCACCACCGTGCGGAACTATGGATATCTGGGTACTCTCGATGTCGGCTGCCTGATCGACGGCGATGTCGAGAATCTCTCGCCCTCCGGCATCGTCTCGATCGACGGCTTCCTCAGTACACACGATTTCCTCAATGAGGCGACGGTTCAGGTCAGTCAGGCCTCTCAGCTCTTTCTGGACTCGCTGGATACCGGCGCCGCCGCGACATTGAATAATGACGCAAGCGCCACGCTCGAACTCTATCCCGGGTCGTCAATCGATGGCCGCTCCACCGATTCCGGCGAACCGGCTATCGACAACTTTGGCCGCGTGTCTGTCATCGACACGTTGCTCGTGGACGACTGGGCCACCGTACTCATCCCGTTCTCCCAGTACCCGCCCGCTGGGATGTTGTCGCTGCTCTCCGGGAAACTGGAATTGACGGATACGACCTATCTCGACGATTCCACGCGTGTCTCCGCGTCCTGCACACTGAAAGTCCACGGTCTTTCCCTGCCCGGCACGGCGGAAACGACGGGCGGCGGAGTCATCCAATTCGCGGGAGATCCGGCGAACCTCGCGGGAACCGCCCCCTACGTGCGCGGTACCTGGGGCTTCACCGGCTCGCTTTATGTCACCGCGGCCGCGTCATTTCCGACCACGGTGGACTTCATTGCCGACGGCGGACCGACGATCGTCAATCTGCGCTCGCTCGTTTTGCCCGATCCGCTCTCGCGCTTCATCGCCCCCGACATTCCTGCGGCAACGGTGCGCATCGATTCCATTCGGCATTACCGTGGCCTCTTGAACGGCCTGGTCGAGCCGCAAGACTACTATCAGTGGGCCGGCGGCACTCTTACCGCCGATTCGGGCACGGACTTCCTGATTCCTTTTGGTGCGACCCTGCTGCTCGATTCCTCGATCTCCAAAACGCTCGACGGCATCGCGCTCGTCGTCGAGGGCAGCGGGACTCTGGCCGGATCGGGAGTGTTGACCTTGACGGACTCCGCCCGCCTCGCCTCCCAGCCCACGGGTACGCTCAGCTTTGAAACCGGCTTCGAAATGACCGGCATCGGCGACTTCTACAATTCCGGCCAATCCGCGTTCGATGCGCAGCCGGACACCATTCTCATCGACGTGTTTGTCGAGAACACCACGGTCTCCCGCACACCCGGCACGATTGACGTGCTCTCGGGCAAAGTCGTGTGGAGTGGCAGCGGATCCAACAAGGGCACGATCACGATCTACGAAGACGCGACTTTAATCATCTACGGCAGCTTTGTGAACGAAGTCAGCGGCACGATTCAAGGCACGGGCACCCTCGACATCACCGAAGCGCTATTCACGAACCGCGGCACGATCAGCCCCGGTCTCTCGCCCGGCGCGCTGACCATGCTTGGGGATGCCGTGCTGGACTCCGCAGCCGTGCTCCGCGTGGAACTCGCCGGTCCGATTCCCGGTACGCAGCACGATCAGCTCCTCTGCAACGGCGCGCTGCAGCTTGGCGGCACGCTGAATCTGCAATTCCTGAACGGCTATATTCCTCCGCCCGGTGCGCTGTTCCCGCTGCTCACCTACTCCGGCATCACCGATAGCTTCGCGGCGATCACCGGGACCAGTATCGGCAACGGGCAGTTCCTGGAGTTTGACTTCGGCCCGACCGGGATGACCGGACTCCTCTGCGAGGGCGTCTCCAATTTGACCGTACCTGCTCTCCTTTCGGACACGATTTGGCAGGCGTCCGCTCCCATTGACACGCTGGAGTTTGACATTTTGAATAGCGGTCAATGTCCGCTCACCTTCAGCATCACGGTCGGAGCCCTCAATCCGCCGTCGCCCAACTGGCTTTCCGTTGTGCCGTCGAGTGCAGGAACGCAATTCAGCCCGTTACGGAGTGCAAAGACGGCGAAGGAGCTGCTTCGCATCAACACCGCAGGTGGACCGACCGGCACCTACACGGGTTCGATCACGATTCATTGCAACGACCCGGACGACTCCGCGCACGTGGTCCCGCTGACGCTCCAGGTAATCCACGGGCCGGATGTCTGGGACATTGGCGGAGGTAGCAATGATTTCGCGAACTTCACTCAGGCGGTAAGCTATCTGGATTCCACCACCATCAGCTATCCGCAGCTCTTCAATGTCTATCCGGGTACGTTCGTCGAAACGGTCACGCTGATTCCCGTCGCGGGAGCTTCGGCGACAAATACGGTCACGTTTCGGCGGAAGCTCATGGATGAAGAAAGTCCCCGCCTGCAATCTCCGGTGGCCGCGGTACTGCGGTTCAAGGGTGCGGATCACATCATCTGGGACGGAATCGACATCACCCATCTCGGAACCGGAGCAGGCTCCGCGATTGTGGACACCGCCGGAGCGGATTCCAACGTCGTGCGCAACTGCACGCTGACCAATGCTCAGACGTCGGCCCAGACACAGGGAATCTTTGTGCGCAGCGCCAGCGGTCCGACCACGACCAACGACTACAATCTCTACGAGAACGTGACCATCGAGGGCTTCACGACCGCCGTGCTCCTCGGATCGGCAACCGGAGTCGTCACGTCGCAATCCGGAAATGTCGTGAGCAACTGCGTCATTCAGTATTGCGGCTCGGGCGTCGTCGCCGGATGTCAGAACAAGGCCCGCCTTAAGAGGCTCAAGATTTCACTATCACATCCCTACGTGTCCACGGTCAAGGGAATTGAGATCGGGCAGCTGAACAACGGCGATACCGTTCGTGTCCAGTCCAACGAAATCCACGATCTGACCGGCAGTCTGGCCTACGGCATCAATCTCGTCACCTTCAATACCAACAGCATGGTCTGGGTGTACAACAACACGCTCCATAGTTGGAATGCGGGTCTCTGTCAGGCCATTGTCGTGAACGAGGGTTCCCGCGCGGGAGTTCACTTTAACAGCATCTATCTGAACGAGAGTCCCGCGGCGACGTTCTACTACGGCATCGGCGGCGGCGGCACCTCCAACTGCACGATCTCGAATAACATCATCTTCAGCGACGCCACCGGCGACACCTCCATCGCCATCGCCATGGGCTCGTTAGTGAGCTTCACCAGTGACCACAACTGCTTCTATGGCAGCGGATCGCGCTATCTTGTTGGCCGTGTCTTCACGACATCATATCCGACATTCGCCTCGTGGCAGGCCAGCGGTCGCGACTCGAACTCGCTCTTCGATCTGCCCGGCTTCGCCGGTTCATCGGACCTGCACATCGACGGTTACTACACGACCTGCGATGCGCAGGGCGTCCCGGTCACCGGCATCAGCACCGACATGGATGAACAAGCGCGTAACGCGCTCACGCCGGACATCGGTGCGGACGAATTCACGACCTTGCCCGGACCGGTCACCGGCCTCGTGATCGCGCGCGCGCCCTTGAGTCAGAATGTGCGGCTGGACTGGTCTCCGGTGGCGGGTGCGCTCAGCTATCGCGTCTATCGTCACACCGATCCGGCTGCGCTCGCACCGGTTGCCACCCAGTACAGCGGCAGCGCGTCAACCACCACCTATCTTGATCCCGGCGTCCTGGCCACACCGAATCTGAAATTCTTCTACCTCATCCGCGCATCGACTCTCCCGTAGTGCCGCCCGCCCGTCCGGCATCGGAGCGTTGGTTCTCCCCCCACATCCTGTGGGGGGCCGGGGGGGTGCGCGTCTTCGCGCATCGGGAACTCTCGTCCGGAATCGGAGCGTCGGCACTCCCCCCACATCCTGTGGGGGGCCGGGGGGGTGCGCGTCTTCGCGCATCTTTTGCTCGCCGAACACGGATTTCTTCCCTGCCGGAATGATTCGCGGCGGCACTCGTCTCCAAGTGCCCCGCTCTTCCGCCGAGCGCGGATTCCTTCCTCGATCAGCTCGCCGAGCACGGATTCCCTTCCCTGCTGGAATCTCGCTCAACCAATCTTCCGCCTCGGGTCCTTCCCCAGTTTCTGGGGAAGTTAGATGGGGTCGGATCTCCTCCCGGCGCACCCCACGACCCGCACCGTAGAACCCACCTCCACAGTCTCCCCCCGGAACCTCCACCTAAAAATCGGAGTATTATTGTCGTATTTCACACGAATGCGAATAAGTTAAGTTCAACCGATTGAAAGGGTTACAATGCCTGAACGGAAGTTGATTGCGGTGACAGGTGCGACCGGCGCCCAGGGCGGCGGGCTGGTTCGGGCCATTCTGGCGGACAAGTCTGGCCAATGGACCGTGCGTGCGATCACGCGAAAGCTCGATTCTGACAAAGCCAAGGCCCTCGCGGCGGCCGGCGTCGAAGTCGTGGCCGCGGATTTGGACGATGTTGATAGCCTGACAAAAGCCTTTGCCGGTGCGCACGGAGTCTTCTGCGTGACGAATTACTGGGAGCATTTCTCGGTAGAAAAGGAGATGCAGCAGGCGAAGAATCTTGCGGCGGCAGCGAAACTTGCTGGCGTCCAGCACGCGATCTGGTCCACACTCGAAGATACTCGCGCCCTCGTTCCGTTGAGCGACACGCGCATGCCCACACTGCACGAGAAGTACAAAGTCCCGCATTTTGATGGCAAAGGCGAGAGCAACCGGTTCTTCAGCGACGCGGGCGTACCGACGACCTGGTTGAACACGTCCTTCTACTGGGAGAATTTCATCCACTTCGGCATGGGACCGATGCGCGGACCGGATGGGGTGCTCGGCATCACGATGCCCATGGGTGACACGAAGCTGCCCGGCATTGCCGCGGAAGACATCGGCAAGTGCGCGTTTGGCATTTTCAAGAAGGGCCATGAGTTCATCGGCAAGACGGTCGGCATCGCGGGCGAGCATCTGACCGGAAACGAAATGGCCTCAGCCCTCACAAGAGCGATCGGCCAGCCGATTCGCTACCATGATGTCCCTGCGGATGTCTATCGCGGATTTGGCTTTCCCGGTGCGGACGATGTCGGCAACATGTTTCAGTACAAGCGCGACTTCAACGCGGATTTCGTCGGCGGTCGCAACCTCGGTCTCGCTCGGTCGTTGAATCCGGAGTTGCAGTCCTTTGAGACCTGGCTGAAGTCGAACGCGGCAAACATTCCGCTTCCGCAGTAGGCTCTGCTCGCCGAGCGGGGACTGTGTCCCTGCCGGAATCTCGCTCAGCCGGTGTTCTTCGCCGCGCGGCGCGTTCCCGCGCCTCAGCCAACAACACAAACGCGCGCCGTCACTTCCCGGGAGGTGACGGCGCGCTTATTAACGTGCACACAGCGACGCGGCGCGGATAGACGAGCATCCTGCTCGTCCGATCATCAGTTCCTCGTCGGCGCTTCCTTGACCGGCACCGGCGGCGCGACCGGTGTGAACAGCGGGTCATCGGCGGCAACTCGGGTCGGCCCCTGCACCGCAGTGGCCTTCGCCAGCGCGCTGAGGTCACGCGGCGCAACGGCGTTTGCGGCGGAATAATTTTCCACGATCACCCCGAAGAAGTAGCTCATGCCGAGATTGAAACACTCTGGGCAGGCGTACGAACTCCCCGTAACGTCCGCGTACAGATGCTCTGGAGCGAACAGATCATCAGGTGTCGGCGACGCGTAGATGTGATAGACATCGGCCGCGCGCGCCGGGGCGTCCCAGTTGAACAGGACTTCGCCGGCGCCCGCATTGATCTGCACCACGACATCGACAATGGGGTCCGGCGCGACCACACACGGGGTTCCCGTCACGTTGAGCGCGTAGTTGCCATAGTAACTGAAGAAGCCGTGCACCAGAATTTGATAGTTCGTATTGGCCTCGGCCTGGAAACTGGCCGTGCTTTGAGTGGTGAACAAACCGCCGCAGAAATTGTCATCATCGCAGGTGATGAGCGGGGCAATGTCGGGGCAGACGCCGCCGAAGATTCCGATTTCAGTGTCGAAATCGGAACCACAGAGCGAGACCGTCACCATCTGGCACGTCGGCAGGCTGAACTGATAGACGATTTCCGGCGATAGCGCGGGACTCGAACAATTGGTGTAGTTGGGATTCAGGCACGAGGTACTTCCGTAATCGGTAAACGGCAGCGCCGGAATCTGAATCCCTGTGCAAACATCGCCGAGATGCGGCAACGCATTCGGATGAGTTTCCAGGTTAAACCAGAACGGACCTTCGGACACATCGTAGAAGCCACCGACGATAATGTAATACGTGCGATTGGCATCGGCTCCCCATGTTGCATTACTCTGCGAACCGCAGGCATCGTCATTGATGGCCACGATCGTCGAGCCGGGGCACGGACCGCCGGTGCGGATCTCCACCGCGGTATCGAAGCCATTCATGCCGCAGGTGCTGAAGGAAAGGTTCTGACACGTCGGGGAGGTATATTGAAAGAATACTTCCTTCGACGACGCGCCATAGTACGTCGCGAAGTCATCGCGCGCGGGCCGCGTGTCCCCCGTGCTGTAGGTTGGTACGTCCGGTAGCACGAACGGCGAGGAGCAGTCGTCATTCGCAGCTTCGAGTTGAAACGACGTCGTGCCCTCCGCGCCATTGAAGCCGTCGATGTGGAACCAGTACGTTGCGCCGGTCTGCGGGAAGAAGCTCACGCTGCTGCCCAAGCCGCAGGCATCGTCATTGCAGCCCGCGCTGGACCCGCCGCTGGTGCAATTGCCGCCGCGAATAACTTCCAGCACCGTGTCGAAGTTGGTATTGCAGGTCTTGGCGCGCATCTGCTGACCGTAGTTCGCAACCCAGTTGTACACGACGTCACTGCCACCGTTCGGCCAGCACGAGGAGACATGGTCGTCCTGTGCGCAATAGTTGTCGGTGAACGTGAAATAGGGCAAGGCGCCGACCGTCGTCCCGGGACACAATCCCGTCGGCTGCACGGCGACCGGCGCGCCGGTAACCGAGAAGCTGTAGTTACCGGACGACGATGCGTAGCCACTCACCCAGACCGAGTAAAGATGTCCCGACAATGCCGTGAAGCTGAACTGACTTCGCGTTCCGCAAAAATCGTCATTACCGCCTTCGGCGGCGCCCGACCCGTCGCAGTCCGGTGTCGTGCGGTAAACGTAGATCTTGGTGTCGAAGTCGGCGCCGTCGCAGGTGCTCACCGTGATCGCATAGTCGCACGGGAATTGCAGCGTGTACACCACATCGGGTGAACTCGAAGACTGGCCATTGGCCGCGGCCCATTTCGTGCTGCCGCTATGGGCGTACGGAACGGCCCTAATCAAGGGCACGCCAGGCATGCCGCAACTGTCGTTCGGCGGTCCCACCGGTTGGAACGCGTCCACCCACGTTGCTCCGGTATTCGCGGGATCGAGCCAGTCGCGCAGTCGGCCCAGCGCCGTGCCGTCGCCTTCCCAGCTTGTGGCAATTTTACCGTAGCTGCTGATGTCCGCGGTCTCGACCACGCAATCGGACGCACCTCCGTGAAGCTGTCCCACCACGCGATGGTTCTCGTCAAACAGCGGCGAGCCTGATGATCCGCCTTCCGTGATTCCGCCTTCCCATTCCACCGTCCAGTGAGTATTCGGTCCGACACCGTTCCAGTCGTCGCTGACGGCCGGCTCGATGTCATAGGAGCCTTTCTTCACATCGCCGGCGGGATGGTGAACTCCGGTGGACGACAGGGGCGCGATGTCGTTGCGATCCCATCCTTCAAAGCGGGGTATGAACGGCCCCTCGGGACGCGGCCTGGACAGCCGCAGCAGCAGGAAATCGGACGGCGCATCGCGGGCTACTGTGGTCGCGTTGGAAATGGTCAGGGAGGTCGGCCCATCCGTCGTGGGATTGCACTCCGGGCTTTCGTATTCGAAGTAGAACAACCAATTCGAGATGTCCGCTCGCCAGCAGTGGTCAGCGGTGAGAAAGTTCGCGGCCCCATCTTGCGCCGTACTATTGAGCATGACTCCTGAACACCAACGACCGAACGCCGGAGCGAAGATCATCGCCACGGAATGCTTTTCGTCCTGCCAGGCCGGGAGGCAGCGAATATTGAATTCGCACGCCATCGCATCACCGTAATTGTCGAGCGGATTCGCCTCGCGCGCCGTCTGGTTGAACATGTTGCGGTAGCCGTGCAGCACATTCTGAATCGCCAGCTCTCCTTGATCCGCATCGACCGGGACAAGATACTCGAGCGTTACCGCTTCGCCGGTCGTAAACGGCGTGACATTCGTGCCGTCCCAATTGTCGATGTAGGTGTAGGGGCCGAGCACCTGCGAGCGGTCATCGTTGTAGAGATAGAGTTCGCAGGGCTTGTGCAAGGTCCACCTGTCGTAGTGGAGACATAGGTCGGTGGCGCCGGGCGAAAGGATGCGCAGTCGCCACAGTCGATCGCCTGAGGGCAGCGTTTCCCAGCTTCCCGAATTGTTCAGATTCAAGTTTGCGGCCAGTGGAACGGCGCTGCGAAACGGAACGTCTTCACCGCTGAGTTGAGCGGCGGCGAGTTCCGCTTCATCTTCCGCGATGAAAACCGCATTATCCACGCGGGCCATGGTAGCGGCGGTGACTTGGGACTGGCGACCGAGGCTGATGCTCGGCAGGCGGACTCCGGCGCTGGTTTGGCAAAGTGCGGACGAACATAGCGCGAAGGTCGCGCAGACACCGGCCACCCCCGCGATGAACACTCGTGAGACACATACGGATAAATAATTCCTCTTCATGACGTACCTTCTGTTGGGGATTTGAATAACCGGGAATCCAACTCTAAGAGCTTTCGCGGTTAATATGATAAGATACGGAGAATTTACAGATAAGCCTAACGAAGCACGTAATTCACAACAAGATACACTTATGTAACACTTAGTTTATTTCTGCTGAATTCTACTCGCTCATCCATCGAGTCGTCGCAAAATTTGCACTCTCACTGCGGCAAACACGATAGCTCTGCCCAATAGACGCCTCCGTCAAATTGCAGGTCCGCCCGCTATTTCGTATCTTTTCCTTATAGGTCGAGGACGGCTTCGCCTGCCCGCGACCGCCGGATGGGGTGCCCCACGCGGCCCGAATCGGACTCCGGCCAGGGGGGCGGCTTCCAAGTTTCAAGTTTGAAGTTTCAGGTTTTCTTTTTTGAGGATACCCCATGTTTGAAACGATTCCCGGTCTGGATCTCGGGACCAACGGCAACGGCAAGCAAGACAACGGTCCGTTCGATGAGATCGAGACCCGCGAGTGGCTGGAGTCGCTCGATTATGTGCTCGAGACCTCCGGCCGCGAGCGCGCCGCGCTGATCATGCGCCAGTTGCGCTATCACGCGCAGCGGCAGGGCGTCGCGGTTCCGCTCTCGCTGAACACTTCCTATCAAAATAGTATTCCGCTTAAAGAGCAACCCGCGTTTCCCGGCGACCGCGCCCTCGAGCGTCGCATCAAATCGCTCGTGCGCTGGAACGCTATCGCCATGGTCGTGCGCGCCAATCGCGCGGATGCCAGCATCGGCGGTCACCTCTCGACTTACGCCTCAGCCGCCACGCTCTACGAAGTCGGCTTCAATCATTTCTTCCGCGGCAAAGATCATCCGAGCGGCGGCGATCTGGTCTATTTTCAGGGTCACGCCTCGCCCGGCATTTACTCCCGCGCGTTTCTCGAAGGCCGCTTAAGCGAGCAGCAGCTCGCCAACTTCCGGCATGAACTGGCGCCCGGCGGCGGTCTCGCCTCCTATCCGCATCCCTGGCTGATGCCCGACTTCTGGGAGTTCCCCACGGTCTCGATGGGCCTCGGTCCGATCAACGCGATCTATCAGGCGCGCTTTGAACGCTACCTCGAAGATCGGGGCCTGAAGCCCGTTACCGACTCCAACGTGTGGGCCTTTCTCGGCGACGGCGAAACCGATGAACCCGAAGCCCTCGGCGCGATCTCCCTCGCCGGCCGCGAGAAGCTGGACAACCTGATCTTCGTCGTGAACTGCAACTTGCAGCGGCTCGACGGACCGGTGCGCGGCAACGGCAAGATCATTCAGGAACTCGAGCGGGTGTTCCGCGGCGCGGGCTGGAATGTCATCAAAGTCATCTGGGGCGATGACTGGGATCCGCTGCTCGAGCGGGACACCGAAGGACTGCTCGTCCGGCGCATGGCCGAAGTCGTGGACGGCGACTACCAGAAATACTCCGTGGAGCCGGGCAGCTACGTGCGCGAGCATTTCTTCGGCGTGGACCCCCGGCTTCTGAAAATGGTCGAACACCTGAGCGACGATCAGCTTCAGCGCATGCGGCGCGGCGGCCACGATCCGGAAAAAGTTCACGCCGGGTTCGCCGCGGCGGTGCAGCACAACGGCCAGCCGACCTGCGTGCTGGTCAAGACGATCAAAGGCTACGGTCTTGGCGAGAGTGGCGAAGCGAAAAACATTACACACCAGCAGAAGAAGCTCGACACAGATTCCCTGATCGAATTCTGCGAGCGCTTCGAGCTCCCGATTCCCAAAGCCAAGGTCGGCGAGCTGCCGTTCTACCGCCCTGATGAGAAGAGCAAAGAGATTCAGTATCTGAAGGAGCGTCGCGCGGCCCTCGGCGGCGCGCTGCCGCGGCGCGTCGTGCGCGCCAAACCCGTTCCCGCTCCGCCCGCGGCCCTGATCGAGGAATATGTCGCCGGAACGAAGGATCGTGAGGTCTCCACCACGATGGTCTTCGTCAGTCTGTTGACGAGGCTATTGAAGGAGCAGGATTACGGCAAGCTGATCGTGCCCATCGTGCCTGACGAAGCGCGCACCTTCGGCATGGAATCGCTGTTCCGGCAGATCGGCATCTATTCCCACGTCGGCCAGCTCTACGATCCCGTCGATCGCGACCAGCTGCTCTATTACAAGGAAGCCCGCGACGGCCAGCTGCTCGAAGAGGGCATCACCGAAGCCGGTTCGATGTCTTCCTTCATCGCGGCGGGCACGGGTTACGCGAATTTCGGCGTGCCCACCATTCCGTTCTACATCTTCTACTCCATGTTCGGCTTGCAGCGCACGCTGGACCTCGCCTGGGCCGCGGGTGATATCCGCTGTCGCGGGTTCATGATCGGTGCCACCTCGGGCCGCACCACTCTGAACGGCGAAGGCCTGCAGCATGAAGACGGCAACAGCCATCTGCTCGCCTACACGATTCCGAATCTGATCGCGTATGACCCCGCCTATGCTTACGAGCTCGCGGTGATCATCCGCGACGGTTTGCGCCGCATGTACGAGCAGAGCGAGGACATCTTCTACTACGTGACCGTGATGAACGAAAACTACGTGCATCCGCCGATGCCCGCCGGCGCCGAAGCCGGGATCTTGCGCGGGATGTACAAGTTGCGCGGTCCGCTCCAGGGCGACAAGCCGAAACCGCAGGTACATCTGCTCGGCAGCGGCACGATTCTGAACGAAGTCGTCGCGGCGCAAAAACTGCTCGCCGAGCAATACAATATCGTCGCCGACGTCTGGAGCGTCACGAGTTACAAAGAACTCTACAAGGACGCCACCACCTGCGATCGCCAGAACATGTTACGGCCCGCCGCGAAGTCCCCGCGGGTCCCCTATGTCACCCAGTGCTTCTCGCCTTCGGAGAGCAAAGCCACCCGCAGTGTGTTTGTGGCGGCGACGGACTATGTGAAAGCGTTGCCCGACAGCATTGGCCGTTGGCTGCCCGGTCCGCTGCACAGTCTCGGCACCGACGGTTTCGGCCGCAGCGAGAGCCGCGCGGCCCTGCGCAGCTTCTTCGAGGTCGATCGCAACTGGATCGCGTACGCCGCGCTGTTCAGGCTGATGCAACAAAAAGAGATCGACGTCGGCCTGCTGATGAAAGCGCAAAAAGCGCTGAACATCGACCCGGGCAAGGCCGAAGCGGTGTACGTATAGTCTGAGGGCGCACATCCATGTGCGCCCTTTGTGTTCCCTTGCGGCGGCCTGTCTGTTGAGGCATGACGTGCCCCGCTCGGAACTTCTTCGCCGCGCGGGGTGCCCTCACCCCGCCGCAATCGGTCTTCGGAATTTCAATTTCCAATTTTGGATTTCCGCCGTGCCGGGCTGTCGGGGCCGATTGCATCGCCCGCTTCGCGCCCCCGCGGGTACTTCTTGCCGCGGCATGTCTCTTGAGCATTGACATGCCCGCAATCGGTCTTCGGAACTTCAATTTTCAATTTCCAATTTTGGATTTCCGCCGTGCCGGGCTGTCGGGGCCGATTGCATCGCCCGTTAGAACCCTTGACCATCGCCGCATCCGGCTGATCGCTTTCGCACTCCATCCCCCCTTTCAAGGGGGGATCATAGGGGGGTGTCGGGTCTTTCGGAACTCGGTTCTGGATTTTTGATTCTCGGACACGAGCACGGGCGCCCCTTTCGAGACGCCCGAGTCCTGCAACCAGAAATTCAGATCACCATTTCGGTGGCGGCGCTTCGGAGGCCATCGGCAATCGAAACGTCGAGAACGCCGTCGTGTTCACGGTCACATAGTAGAACTGTTTCGGTGAAGCGGCCACGGCACCCACATCCGTATAGGAGAGCGAGTCCGAGCTCCCGATATTGGAGTAGGTTCCCGCGA
The candidate division KSB1 bacterium DNA segment above includes these coding regions:
- a CDS encoding right-handed parallel beta-helix repeat-containing protein; the protein is MTHTIRILFALAVLFASLPARAITTSWTNATGGLWSVSGNWGQGTPGPNDTAAIQLNGTYSVTVDIPVTVEALLLGGAGGVQTLVVNSPFTCGQTAVACSVGVNGVLDLWSLFTTATSAPVGLMNHGLIQVRTGTGSLTLSTTRLDNYASGMLILEGFCVVGDVTTVRNYGYLGTLDVGCLIDGDVENLSPSGIVSIDGFLSTHDFLNEATVQVSQASQLFLDSLDTGAAATLNNDASATLELYPGSSIDGRSTDSGEPAIDNFGRVSVIDTLLVDDWATVLIPFSQYPPAGMLSLLSGKLELTDTTYLDDSTRVSASCTLKVHGLSLPGTAETTGGGVIQFAGDPANLAGTAPYVRGTWGFTGSLYVTAAASFPTTVDFIADGGPTIVNLRSLVLPDPLSRFIAPDIPAATVRIDSIRHYRGLLNGLVEPQDYYQWAGGTLTADSGTDFLIPFGATLLLDSSISKTLDGIALVVEGSGTLAGSGVLTLTDSARLASQPTGTLSFETGFEMTGIGDFYNSGQSAFDAQPDTILIDVFVENTTVSRTPGTIDVLSGKVVWSGSGSNKGTITIYEDATLIIYGSFVNEVSGTIQGTGTLDITEALFTNRGTISPGLSPGALTMLGDAVLDSAAVLRVELAGPIPGTQHDQLLCNGALQLGGTLNLQFLNGYIPPPGALFPLLTYSGITDSFAAITGTSIGNGQFLEFDFGPTGMTGLLCEGVSNLTVPALLSDTIWQASAPIDTLEFDILNSGQCPLTFSITVGALNPPSPNWLSVVPSSAGTQFSPLRSAKTAKELLRINTAGGPTGTYTGSITIHCNDPDDSAHVVPLTLQVIHGPDVWDIGGGSNDFANFTQAVSYLDSTTISYPQLFNVYPGTFVETVTLIPVAGASATNTVTFRRKLMDEESPRLQSPVAAVLRFKGADHIIWDGIDITHLGTGAGSAIVDTAGADSNVVRNCTLTNAQTSAQTQGIFVRSASGPTTTNDYNLYENVTIEGFTTAVLLGSATGVVTSQSGNVVSNCVIQYCGSGVVAGCQNKARLKRLKISLSHPYVSTVKGIEIGQLNNGDTVRVQSNEIHDLTGSLAYGINLVTFNTNSMVWVYNNTLHSWNAGLCQAIVVNEGSRAGVHFNSIYLNESPAATFYYGIGGGGTSNCTISNNIIFSDATGDTSIAIAMGSLVSFTSDHNCFYGSGSRYLVGRVFTTSYPTFASWQASGRDSNSLFDLPGFAGSSDLHIDGYYTTCDAQGVPVTGISTDMDEQARNALTPDIGADEFTTLPGPVTGLVIARAPLSQNVRLDWSPVAGALSYRVYRHTDPAALAPVATQYSGSASTTTYLDPGVLATPNLKFFYLIRASTLP
- a CDS encoding NmrA family NAD(P)-binding protein; protein product: MPERKLIAVTGATGAQGGGLVRAILADKSGQWTVRAITRKLDSDKAKALAAAGVEVVAADLDDVDSLTKAFAGAHGVFCVTNYWEHFSVEKEMQQAKNLAAAAKLAGVQHAIWSTLEDTRALVPLSDTRMPTLHEKYKVPHFDGKGESNRFFSDAGVPTTWLNTSFYWENFIHFGMGPMRGPDGVLGITMPMGDTKLPGIAAEDIGKCAFGIFKKGHEFIGKTVGIAGEHLTGNEMASALTRAIGQPIRYHDVPADVYRGFGFPGADDVGNMFQYKRDFNADFVGGRNLGLARSLNPELQSFETWLKSNAANIPLPQ
- a CDS encoding trypsin-like peptidase domain-containing protein, translated to MKRNYLSVCVSRVFIAGVAGVCATFALCSSALCQTSAGVRLPSISLGRQSQVTAATMARVDNAVFIAEDEAELAAAQLSGEDVPFRSAVPLAANLNLNNSGSWETLPSGDRLWRLRILSPGATDLCLHYDRWTLHKPCELYLYNDDRSQVLGPYTYIDNWDGTNVTPFTTGEAVTLEYLVPVDADQGELAIQNVLHGYRNMFNQTAREANPLDNYGDAMACEFNIRCLPAWQDEKHSVAMIFAPAFGRWCSGVMLNSTAQDGAANFLTADHCWRADISNWLFYFEYESPECNPTTDGPTSLTISNATTVARDAPSDFLLLRLSRPRPEGPFIPRFEGWDRNDIAPLSSTGVHHPAGDVKKGSYDIEPAVSDDWNGVGPNTHWTVEWEGGITEGGSSGSPLFDENHRVVGQLHGGASDCVVETADISSYGKIATSWEGDGTALGRLRDWLDPANTGATWVDAFQPVGPPNDSCGMPGVPLIRAVPYAHSGSTKWAAANGQSSSSPDVVYTLQFPCDYAITVSTCDGADFDTKIYVYRTTPDCDGSGAAEGGNDDFCGTRSQFSFTALSGHLYSVWVSGYASSSGNYSFSVTGAPVAVQPTGLCPGTTVGALPYFTFTDNYCAQDDHVSSCWPNGGSDVVYNWVANYGQQMRAKTCNTNFDTVLEVIRGGNCTSGGSSAGCNDDACGLGSSVSFFPQTGATYWFHIDGFNGAEGTTSFQLEAANDDCSSPFVLPDVPTYSTGDTRPARDDFATYYGASSKEVFFQYTSPTCQNLSFSTCGMNGFDTAVEIRTGGPCPGSTIVAINDDACGSQSNATWGADANRTYYIIVGGFYDVSEGPFWFNLETHPNALPHLGDVCTGIQIPALPFTDYGSTSCLNPNYTNCSSPALSPEIVYQFSLPTCQMVTVSLCGSDFDTEIGIFGGVCPDIAPLITCDDDNFCGGLFTTQSTASFQAEANTNYQILVHGFFSYYGNYALNVTGTPCVVAPDPIVDVVVQINAGAGEVLFNWDAPARAADVYHIYASPTPDDLFAPEHLYADVTGSSYACPECFNLGMSYFFGVIVENYSAANAVAPRDLSALAKATAVQGPTRVAADDPLFTPVAPPVPVKEAPTRN